From the genome of Pseudomonadota bacterium, one region includes:
- a CDS encoding L,D-transpeptidase family protein produces MQAPISTRAVTRALYVLCVAVILTLSPHAMGAPSDIALALSGDAPQVQIAGETLWSTPFLRALHAGPDQAPRWTRKQLDVLRAAVAESFSDGLDPHDFLDDKLASIDSLPPAARELIATEALARLAFTLRFGKCNPEALDPDWNYSRSFGKTDPTAWLRDSIASDKLAERLAALRPSDNYYRALKKALADLRARQERGEQWPSVKSGPTLKPDMRDARIVEVRARLAASGDYVAAVAPPQDAVYDAGLVEAVRAFQRRNGLDVDGAIGRGTLAVMNVSLAARINDLRVNLERVRWVFRDLEPEALSVNIAAFEAMYLDHGEVRWSGRVIVGKPFRKTPIFKDHLSYVELNPSWTVPPTILKEDILPKLRHDPGYLATKKLRLIDFDGKPVDATTIDWRKRGAGFPWILRQEAGPENPLGRVAFMFPNVHSVYLHDTPTRGLFQLAERAFSSGCIRIEDPLKLAQEVLRDDPRWNRAAIDKAVAKGANLRINLPRKVSIMLLYLTAFPAADGTVEFRRDVYGRDPAVLAALDAPLRWTPPKDYRMPGARGV; encoded by the coding sequence ACATCGCGCTGGCGCTGTCCGGCGATGCGCCGCAGGTGCAAATCGCCGGCGAAACCTTGTGGTCCACGCCCTTCCTGCGCGCGCTCCATGCCGGGCCCGACCAAGCGCCGCGATGGACGCGCAAACAACTCGACGTGTTGCGCGCGGCGGTGGCCGAGAGTTTCAGCGATGGTCTCGACCCGCATGATTTTCTCGATGACAAGCTGGCGTCGATCGACAGCCTGCCGCCCGCCGCGCGTGAACTGATCGCGACCGAGGCCTTGGCGCGTCTCGCTTTCACGCTGCGCTTCGGCAAATGCAATCCCGAGGCGCTCGATCCGGACTGGAATTATTCGCGCAGCTTCGGCAAGACCGATCCGACGGCGTGGCTGCGCGATTCGATCGCGAGCGACAAGCTCGCCGAGCGTCTGGCCGCGCTGCGCCCGTCCGATAACTACTACCGCGCGCTGAAAAAAGCCTTGGCCGATCTGCGTGCGCGCCAGGAGCGCGGCGAGCAATGGCCGAGCGTGAAAAGTGGCCCGACCTTGAAGCCGGACATGCGCGATGCGCGCATCGTCGAAGTGCGCGCGCGCCTCGCCGCCAGCGGTGATTACGTGGCGGCGGTGGCGCCGCCGCAAGACGCGGTCTACGACGCGGGCCTGGTCGAGGCGGTGCGAGCCTTCCAGCGCCGTAACGGTCTGGATGTCGATGGCGCCATCGGACGCGGCACGCTGGCGGTGATGAACGTATCGCTGGCCGCGCGCATCAACGATCTGCGTGTCAATCTCGAACGCGTGCGCTGGGTGTTCCGCGATCTCGAGCCCGAGGCGCTGTCGGTCAATATCGCGGCCTTCGAAGCGATGTACCTCGACCACGGCGAAGTGCGTTGGTCGGGGCGCGTGATCGTCGGCAAGCCATTCCGCAAGACGCCGATCTTCAAGGACCATCTGTCCTACGTGGAATTGAACCCGAGCTGGACCGTGCCGCCGACCATCCTCAAGGAGGACATCCTGCCCAAGCTGCGCCACGACCCGGGCTATCTCGCCACCAAGAAATTGAGGCTCATCGATTTCGACGGCAAGCCGGTCGACGCGACGACCATCGACTGGCGCAAGCGCGGCGCCGGCTTTCCCTGGATCCTGCGCCAGGAGGCCGGTCCCGAGAATCCGCTGGGACGCGTCGCCTTCATGTTCCCCAACGTGCACTCGGTCTACCTGCACGACACCCCGACCCGTGGCCTGTTCCAGCTTGCCGAGCGCGCCTTCAGCTCCGGCTGCATCCGCATCGAGGACCCGCTGAAACTGGCGCAGGAGGTGCTGCGTGACGACCCGCGCTGGAACCGCGCGGCCATCGACAAGGCCGTCGCCAAGGGCGCCAACCTGCGCATCAACCTGCCGCGCAAGGTGAGCATCATGCTGCTCTACCTGACGGCCTTCCCGGCCGCCGACGGCACGGTGGAATTCCGGCGCGACGTCTACGGCCGCGACCCGGCGGTGCTGGCGGCCCTCGACGCACCGCTGCGCTGGACGCCGCCCAAGGACTACAGGATGCCGGGCGCGCGCGGCGTTTGA